The sequence below is a genomic window from Trichosurus vulpecula isolate mTriVul1 chromosome 5, mTriVul1.pri, whole genome shotgun sequence.
TGGGTTGAATAAAAACCAATGAATGGCTTTCAGGTTTTGGAGATTCATTAAATGCTTAGCAGTCTACTTGGGGGTGTCTTTTCTGCTCTCCTGAGCTTGTTTCAAGGATGTCCTAAGCTCTGGGTATCTTATCGAGCTTATTTGGTGCTTGTGACGTGGAAAATACAGCTGGCCAGCAAACCAGTCACTCGACGCTTCTAGTGAAACTTAATCCAACACAAATTAAGACAACAGAAATAGAATGTAGAATTATCACATGCTTTCTGTTCAGCATTAAGACCTGGATTTTGAATAGGTGAGAATTAGCAGTTTTGTTCGCTGATCATacaaatacaacatccattctttttcttcccctgccccccagttTGATGATCAGAAGTTGACTATCCTCGAAGCTGGCTGTGGGGTTGGAAACTGTTTATTCCCACTTCTCGAAGAAGATCTAAATATCTTTGCTTACGCCTGTGACTTCTCCCCCCGGGCCGTGGAGTATGTTAAGGTTGGTCTGATAGGCCTGTGATGCCCGTTTACATACAAGTTTGatgagaccaggtttgaactcacaaagttaAGTATCCTCAGCTCCAGGctcaacactttatccactgcaccacctggctgacCCAAGCTTCTCCCCTTAGCTGATTTTTCTTGACTCGGGTCTTaagattttccatttttccctgttAGTTTTCATCTTATTAGTCTCATCTTACCATCCCAGCAGAGGACTTTTGCTCTGTCTTTGTCAGTGTTGAATGAATGTATAGATGTGAGAATCAATAAAATAGGTTTCTGGAAATGagtccaaatattttatagtttggGACTCCCATTCAAACTCCCATTCTTGGAGTTACAGCCATACAGTCAGAGTGCAGACACACAGTCCTGGGATACCTCAATTGACAGTTGGAAAGCAATGCTGGAGTTCCATGGGATTCCAACACATTGAAAAACCTTTTACTCTTAGAAGGAAAAGATCCTCTGCGGCAATGACCAATCCCAGATGCTTCAAAGAGAATGAAAGGATGAGCATTCAGAGAACTGTGTTGGGGAGGAAGCTTCACCCGAGGCCTTCCCAGAGCCTGAAGGTCTGGAACCTCTGCTGTCTTATCCATTTAAAAAAGCCCTCTGTCAAAAAGCTTCACCTGACACCATGTTTTCATGAAATTAATTCATGCTGTTGGGCTAATTCAGCTCATACCCTTACCAGTAGAATAAAGACAAGGACAATACCATTTTTAACTTTGTTCCCCCAgctcctagtacagtgccttacaTATAGTAGACACAATAATGTTGAATTTGAATTATTTCAATGTTGGCATGATTTAATTATGAAACCATTTGTCatgttttcctcctttccctgctGAATAGCAAAACCCTCTGTATGATGCTGAGCGGTGCAAGGCGTTCCATTGTGACCTCACCCAAGATGATCTCCTGGAACACGTCCCAGCAGCCTCTGTCGATGTTGTCACCTTGATATTTGTGCTTTCTGCTGTTCATCCTGACAAGATGCACCTGGTCTTGCAAAATGTTTACAAGGTAGGTGAGAGCCtgattgggggtggaggggaagtgCGTTTGAAATCATGCTCCCTGGACAGCCCTGGGGACCACTTTTTCCTTTGGTCCATTGTACTGTGTATATGTTAGAGATCAGAAACTGTCTTTGACTTTGCTCGGGAGATGATGTGGGTCAGATCAGTTTTTGTAAATAGAAAAATTGTTGTAAATTGATTGAGATAATTACTTTGTAGTCCTGAAAGATAAACTTTGAAGAAGAATTAAACTATTTTCCATATGGACATAGAGTAACAAATTTCAGGGATTTAACGGGAAGGTTGCATGACTTGCAATTGAGTGTCCCATGCCTTTTGGTCCATGGAAGATGAAGCTGGTCAGCTTCAGGCCAACTACAGATGGATGGACTCTATAGTGACTGTTGGGGGAGTGCGGCCTTTGAAAGAAAGAttctttcattttagaaatagCTATGCAGAGGAAAACTGTGTTCCCGGCAAAGCCCTGAAGCTAGACTTTTTCAGCATTGTGGTTTGTCACTTCTTAGATGTTTGCAGGAATGGATACAACACTAAAAGGCATGTTCCATGCTCATCGTCTTAAACAGCTGAGGCAGCAGTCTCCTTTTTTCCAGTCATTTGATTGCTGTGCCACACATCACATCAATAATCCAGTTTAGCTCAGCCTAGAACTTTCCCAAGCTTGAATTAGCGGTGTCTGAACTAAGGAGATTTCAGTTGATGTGCGATTTTTATTGAGCTTTTACTTAACACATGGAAATAATGTGCAATATATGTTTGTGTTCACTAGGTATTAAAGCCAGGTAAATGTGTCTTGTTTCGAGACTATGGGCTGAATGATCACGCGATGCTTCGATTTAAAGCTGGCAACAAGCTGGGAGAAAACTTTTATGTTCGACAAGATGGAACCAGGGCTTATTTCTTTACTGAtggtaagagaaatgaaaggGCTATTTCCCTTTAAAGTACTTTTTGTCAATTTTCAGTCGTTCATT
It includes:
- the METTL6 gene encoding tRNA N(3)-methylcytidine methyltransferase METTL6, with translation MSTSGEGPLREKEQETGPQNRDVAVVSAFKQAKLEKEAQKNWDLFYKRNSTNFFKDRHWTTREFEELRACREFDDQKLTILEAGCGVGNCLFPLLEEDLNIFAYACDFSPRAVEYVKQNPLYDAERCKAFHCDLTQDDLLEHVPAASVDVVTLIFVLSAVHPDKMHLVLQNVYKVLKPGKCVLFRDYGLNDHAMLRFKAGNKLGENFYVRQDGTRAYFFTDVFLAQLFRAAGYEEVVNEYVLRETVNKKEGLCVPRVFLQSKFRKPPRTP